In Neofelis nebulosa isolate mNeoNeb1 chromosome 10, mNeoNeb1.pri, whole genome shotgun sequence, one DNA window encodes the following:
- the VPS51 gene encoding vacuolar protein sorting-associated protein 51 homolog: MAAAAAGPGPGSGPGDSPEGPEAEAPERRRKAHGMLKLYYGLSEGEAAGRPSGSDPLDPTDLNGAHFDPEVYLDKLRRECPLAQLMDSETDMVRQIRALDSDMQTLVYENYNKFISATDTIRKMKNDFRKMEDEMDRLATNMAVITDFSARISATLQDRHERITKLAGVHALLRKLQFLFELPSRLTKCVELGAYGQAVRYQGRARAVLQQYQHLPSFRAIQDDCQVITARLAQQLRQRFREGGSGAPEQAECVELLLALGEPAEELCEEFLAHARGRLEAELRSLEAELGPSPPAPDVLEFTDRGGSGFVGGLCQVASAYQELFAAQGPAGAEKLAAFARELGGRYFALVERRLAQEQGGGDNSLLVRALDRFHRRLRAPGALLAAAGLAEAATEIVERVARERLGHHLQGLRSAFLGCLTDVRQALAAPRLAGKEGPGLAELLANVASSILSHIKASLAAVHLFTAKEVSFSNKPYFRGEFCSQGVREGLIVGFIRSMCQTAQSFCDSPGEKGGATPPALLLLLSRLCLDYETATISYILTLTDEQFLVQDQSPVTPVSTLCAEARETARRLLTHYVKVQGLVISQMLRKSVETRDWLSTLEPRNVRAVMKRVVEDTTAIDVQVGLLYEEGVRKAQSSDSSKRTFSVYSSSRQQGRYAPSYTPSAPMDTNLLSNIQKLFSERIDVFSPVEFNKVSVLTGIIKISLKTLLECVRLRTFGRFGLQQVQVDCHFLQLYLWRFVADEELVHLLLDEVVASAALRCPDPVPMEPSVVEVICERG, translated from the exons ATGGCGGCGGCAGCCGCTGGGCCTGGCCCGGGGTCTGGACCCGGGGACTCTCCGGAGGGGCCCGAGGCAGAGGCTCCGGAGCGTCGGCGGAAGGCGCACGGGATGCTAAAGCTTTACTATGGCCTCTCGGAGGGGGAGGCGGCGGGGCGCCCCTCGGGGTCGGACCCCCTGGACCCGACGGATCTCAACGGGGCGCACTTCGACCCGGAAGTGTATCTGGacaag CTGCGTAGAGAGTGCCCCCTGGCCCAGCTGATGGACAGTGAAACAGACATGGTGCGGCAGATCCGGGCTctagacagcgacatgcagacCCTGGTCTATGAGAACTACAACAAGTTCATCTCAGCCACAG ACACCATCCGGAAGATGAAGAACGACTTCCGGAAGATGGAGGACGAGATGGACCGGCTGGCCACCAACATGGCGGTGATCACCGACTTCAGTGCGCGCATCAGCGCCACCCTGCAGGACCGCCACGAGCGCATCACCAAGCTAGCAG GGGTCCACGCGCTGCTGCGGAAGCTGCAGTTCCTCTTCGAGCTGCCCTCGCGCCTCACCAAGTGCGTGGAGCTGGGCGCCTACGGGCAGGCGGTGCGCTACCAGGGCCGCGCGCGGGCCGTCCTGCAGCAGTACCAGCACCTGCCCTCGTTCCGCGCCATCCAGGATGATTGCCAGGTCATCACGGCTCGCCTGGCTCAGCAGCTGCGGCAGCGCTTCAG GGAGGGCGGCTCCGGCGCCCCCGAGCAGGCAGAGTGCGTGGAGCTGCTGCTGGCCCTGGGCGAGCCAGCGGAGGAGCTGTGTGAGGAGTTCCTGGCGCACGCCCGCGGGCGGCTGGAGGCCGAGCTGCGGAGCCTGGAGGCGGAGCTGGGGCCTTCCCCTCCGGCTCCCGACGTCTTAGAGTTCACGGATCGCGGAGGAAGTGGCTTTGTGGGTGGCCTCTGCCAGGTGGCCTCGGCCTACCAGGAGCTCTTCGCGGCCCAGGGCCCGGCGGGTGCCGAGAAGCTGGCAGCCTTCGCCCGGGAGCTGGGTGGCCGCTACTTTGCGCTAGTGGAGCGGCGGCTGGCGCAGGAGCAGGGTGGCGGTGACAACTCCCTGCTGGTGCGGGCGCTGGACCGCTTCCATCGGCGCCTGCGGGCTCCTGGGGCCCTGCTGGCCGCTGCTGGCCTGGCCGAGGCGGCCACGGAGATCGTGGAGCGAGTGGCCCGTGAGCGCCTGGGCCACCACCTGCAGGGCCTGCGGTCGGCCTTCCTGGGTTGCCTGACCGATGTGCGGCAGGCTTTGGCTGCCCCTCGCCTGGCTGGAAAGGAAGGCCCGGGCCTGGCCGAGTTGCTGGCCAACGTGGCCAGCTCCATCCTGAGCCACATCAAGGCCTCGCTGGCAGCTGTGCACCTCTTCACCGCCAAGGAGGTGTCTTTCTCCAACAAGCCCTACTTCCGG GGCGAGTTCTGCAGCCAGGGTGTTCGCGAGGGCCTCATCGTGGGCTTCATCCGCTCCATGTGCCAGACGGCTCAGAGCTTCTGTGACAgccctggggagaaggggggtgCCACGCCACCTGCTCTGCTCCTGCTGCTCTCCCGCCTCTGCCTGGACTATGAGACAGCCACCATCTCCTACATCCTCACCCTCACCGATGAACAGTTTCTCGTGCAG GACCAGTCTCCAGTGACCCCCGTGAGCACACTGTGCGCAGAGGCCAGGGAGACGGCGCGGCGGCTACTGACCCACTATGTGAAGGTGCAGGGCCTCGTCATATCACAGATGCTGCGTAAGAGTGTGGAGACACGGGACTGGCTGAGTACCCTGGAGCCCCGGAACGTGCGTGCTGTCATGAAGCGGGTGGTGGAGGACACGACGGCTATCGACGTGCAG GTGGGTCTTCTGTACGAAGAGGGTGTCCGCAAGGCCCAGAGCAGTGACTCCAGCAAAAGGACCTTCTCCGTGTACAGCAGCTCTCGACAGCAGGGCCGCTACGCCCCCAGCTACACCCCCAG TGCCCCAATGGACACCAATCTCTTGAGCAACATCCAGAAGCTGTTCTCTGAACGCATCGACGTGTTCAGCCCTGTGGAGTTCAACAAG GTATCGGTGCTGACCGGCATCATCAAGATCAGCCTGAAGACGCTGCTGGAGTGTGTGCGGCTGCGCACCTTTGGGCGCTTCGGCTTGCAGCAGGTGCAGGTGGACTGTCACTTCCTGCAGCTCTACCTGTGGCGCTTCGTGGCCGACGAGGAGCTTGTGCACCTACTGTTGGATGAAGTGGTGGCCTCGGCCGCCCTGCGCTGCCCGGACCCAGTGCCCATGGAACCCAGTGTCGTCGAGGTCATCTGCGAGCGCGGCTAG